The following proteins are co-located in the Echinicola sp. 20G genome:
- the prfA gene encoding peptide chain release factor 1 → MLDKLEHIKDRFEEVGQLIIQPDAMSDMSKYTKLTKEYKDLEKIVAVYDEYKLVLENIDSSKSILENEKDPDFREMAKAELDELKDRQVVLEKDLKQMLIPKDPNDSKDCILEIRSGTGGDEAAIFAGDLFRMYQRFAEKQNWNLTILDLTFGSAGGYKEIISTVSGADVYGMLKYESGVHRVQRVPATETQGRVHTSAATVAVLPEMEDVDVQIDMNDVRKDTYCSSGPGGQSVNTTYSAVRLTHEPTGIVVTCQDQKSQIKNFEKALKVLRSRIYEIELAKHNEAVGAQRRSMVGSGDRSDKIRTYNYPQSRVTDHRINKTVYNLPDVMEGNIEEFISALRFAENAERLKNSGMEE, encoded by the coding sequence ATGCTTGATAAGTTAGAGCACATAAAGGACCGATTTGAGGAAGTAGGGCAATTGATCATTCAGCCGGATGCCATGTCCGACATGAGTAAATACACCAAGCTCACCAAAGAGTACAAAGATCTTGAAAAGATCGTTGCAGTCTATGATGAGTATAAGCTGGTTTTGGAAAACATTGATAGTTCCAAGTCCATTTTGGAAAATGAAAAGGATCCTGACTTCAGGGAAATGGCCAAGGCAGAATTGGATGAGCTAAAAGACCGACAGGTGGTGTTGGAAAAAGACTTGAAGCAAATGCTGATTCCCAAAGACCCTAACGATTCCAAAGATTGTATCCTTGAAATTCGAAGTGGAACAGGTGGAGATGAGGCAGCTATTTTTGCAGGTGACCTCTTCAGAATGTACCAGCGCTTTGCTGAAAAACAAAACTGGAATCTTACCATTCTGGATTTGACCTTTGGCTCTGCTGGTGGCTATAAAGAAATTATCAGTACTGTTTCTGGTGCCGACGTCTATGGGATGCTCAAATATGAATCTGGCGTCCACAGGGTTCAGCGAGTACCTGCCACCGAAACGCAAGGAAGAGTACATACTTCAGCAGCTACAGTTGCTGTTTTGCCAGAAATGGAAGACGTAGATGTGCAGATTGACATGAATGATGTCCGAAAGGACACTTACTGTTCATCAGGACCCGGTGGCCAGTCTGTAAACACCACTTATTCAGCGGTAAGGCTTACTCACGAACCCACTGGAATTGTGGTTACCTGTCAGGATCAGAAATCCCAGATCAAGAACTTTGAAAAAGCTTTGAAAGTACTAAGATCCAGGATTTATGAAATCGAATTGGCCAAACACAATGAAGCAGTGGGCGCTCAAAGAAGGTCCATGGTGGGCAGTGGTGACAGGTCTGACAAAATCCGAACCTATAATTATCCACAAAGTAGGGTAACCGACCACAGGATCAACAAGACGGTTTATAATTTACCTGATGTGATGGAAGGAAATATTGAAGAGTTTATCAGCGCTTTGCGATTTGCAGAAAATGCTGAACGACTCAAAAACAGCGGCATGGAGGAATAG
- the prmC gene encoding peptide chain release factor N(5)-glutamine methyltransferase, producing MLSARELYQSTQSRLNVLYPPQESQTLVYWLMEHFLAIKRADILKNVEIKNLTAAFEPAVKELEKGRPIQYILGVGPFYGRDFKVNHSVLIPRNETEELVHLIINENPDQDLKILDIGTGTGCIPITLFLEMEAVKIAALDISKAALAIARQNATELNADIDFFERDILKEEIPIYGLDIIVSNPPYVRELEKAEMHQNVLEHEPQLALFVTDDDPLIFYRTIAKKSLDALVPHGKIYFEINEAFGHEMHQMMASLGYEAIKIHQDMQGKDRILSAVKPLS from the coding sequence ATGCTTTCAGCCCGAGAACTTTATCAATCTACACAATCAAGGCTAAACGTCCTGTATCCTCCACAAGAGTCACAAACATTGGTTTATTGGCTAATGGAGCACTTTTTAGCTATCAAAAGGGCAGATATACTAAAGAACGTAGAAATCAAGAATCTTACAGCTGCTTTTGAGCCAGCAGTAAAAGAACTGGAGAAAGGGAGACCTATTCAATATATTTTAGGCGTAGGTCCTTTTTATGGGCGTGATTTTAAAGTAAATCACTCAGTGCTTATTCCGCGTAACGAAACGGAAGAGTTGGTTCATTTAATTATAAATGAAAACCCAGATCAAGACCTTAAAATTCTTGATATAGGCACAGGGACCGGCTGCATCCCCATTACTCTTTTTCTTGAAATGGAAGCCGTTAAAATTGCGGCTCTTGACATCAGCAAGGCTGCATTGGCCATCGCTAGGCAAAACGCCACTGAACTGAATGCTGACATTGATTTTTTTGAGAGAGACATATTAAAAGAAGAAATTCCAATTTATGGCTTGGATATTATCGTCAGTAATCCTCCTTATGTCCGTGAGCTTGAAAAAGCAGAAATGCATCAAAATGTACTGGAGCATGAACCACAACTGGCTTTATTCGTAACCGATGATGACCCTTTGATTTTTTATAGAACCATTGCCAAAAAGTCATTGGATGCATTGGTGCCCCATGGAAAGATTTACTTTGAAATCAATGAGGCCTTCGGTCATGAAATGCACCAAATGATGGCTTCATTGGGATATGAAGCCATTAAAATCCATCAAGATATGCAGGGCAAAGACCGTATCCTATCTGCAGTCAAGCCTTTAAGCTAA
- a CDS encoding NAD(P)/FAD-dependent oxidoreductase, protein MKNNDVSIIGAGLIGSLLGIYLQKKGLDVSLYEKRPDLRDKKNATEGRSINMALSDRGWKALDKIGLREKVAPFAIPMYGRRIHDEHGETSFLPYGKENQAIYSISRGKFNHLLVDEAEKEGVKLNFEYFCEEIDISKTTMNFSLANGEKLEKQSDVIIGADGAYSSLRDAMQKQTRLNYKQEYISHGYKELTIPPTPEGEFAMDPNALHIWPRGMFMLIALPNPDKSFTCTLFLPFDGAKVCFEKINDKSDVESVFRTFFDDAFLLMPNLVQEFFDNPTSSLINVECFPWLMNKSLLIGDACHAMVPFFGQGMNCGFEDCYILDGLIEKYGTTSWELVFEKFQKVRKPDTDAISQMARDNFIEMRDSVSNPKFIIRKRIEAKLHELHPKEWIPLYTMVTFSDMKYSDAYAQGQLQNEVMDKVMADPLIMQNWRGVNYEDIISQIETAKMV, encoded by the coding sequence ATGAAGAATAATGATGTAAGCATTATCGGAGCCGGATTGATCGGTTCTCTTCTAGGTATTTATCTTCAGAAAAAAGGATTGGATGTATCGCTATACGAAAAGCGCCCTGATCTGAGGGACAAGAAAAATGCTACAGAAGGTAGGTCCATCAATATGGCCCTAAGTGACCGGGGCTGGAAGGCTTTGGACAAAATAGGACTTAGGGAAAAAGTCGCTCCTTTTGCCATTCCTATGTATGGTAGAAGAATTCACGATGAACATGGTGAAACCTCCTTTTTGCCCTATGGCAAGGAAAACCAAGCAATTTACTCCATTTCAAGAGGTAAATTCAACCATTTGTTGGTGGATGAGGCTGAAAAGGAGGGAGTGAAACTCAACTTTGAATATTTCTGCGAGGAAATAGATATTTCAAAAACAACTATGAACTTTTCTCTTGCTAATGGGGAGAAGTTGGAAAAGCAATCAGATGTAATCATAGGAGCTGATGGCGCATATTCCTCTTTGAGGGATGCAATGCAAAAGCAAACCAGACTTAACTATAAGCAGGAGTATATTTCTCATGGTTATAAGGAGCTTACCATTCCTCCTACCCCTGAAGGAGAGTTTGCGATGGATCCAAATGCCCTTCATATTTGGCCTCGAGGAATGTTTATGTTGATTGCGCTGCCCAATCCAGACAAGTCATTTACCTGCACGCTTTTCTTACCTTTTGATGGAGCAAAGGTCTGCTTTGAAAAAATCAACGACAAAAGTGATGTGGAGAGTGTATTCAGGACTTTCTTCGATGATGCATTTTTGCTTATGCCAAATTTGGTACAGGAGTTTTTCGATAACCCTACCAGCTCCTTGATCAATGTGGAGTGTTTTCCATGGTTGATGAACAAGTCCCTGCTTATCGGAGATGCCTGCCACGCGATGGTACCTTTTTTTGGACAGGGAATGAACTGTGGTTTTGAGGATTGTTATATTTTGGATGGCTTAATCGAAAAATATGGAACCACCTCTTGGGAATTGGTATTTGAAAAATTCCAAAAAGTAAGAAAGCCTGATACAGATGCCATCAGTCAAATGGCTCGGGACAACTTTATAGAAATGAGAGACAGTGTTTCCAATCCAAAATTCATCATTCGTAAAAGGATAGAAGCTAAGCTTCATGAACTGCATCCTAAAGAATGGATTCCGCTATATACGATGGTGACTTTTTCTGATATGAAGTACTCCGATGCTTATGCGCAAGGGCAACTTCAAAATGAAGTGATGGACAAGGTAATGGCTGATCCCCTTATTATGCAGAATTGGCGCGGAGTGAATTATGAGGATATTATTAGTCAAATAGAAACGGCTAAAATGGTATAA
- a CDS encoding thiamine pyrophosphokinase — protein sequence MSSHHFVKEQQEPALLILKTEHVNFEKIAPLLEWVPTVLVAESEVDTVLSWGIKIDVILATNDFQKANIQLLEEQYPLRFMSVSENNFLDEGLQYLIATKHPAVNIIGYDHQLAFDLENKLELINMVIFDGPIRYFPVQEKSFKKWFSESSIQLHAPEGTLIEVKRQNENQLVKVQHATFIEAEEGTISFQSTHPFWIGEMI from the coding sequence ATGTCTTCTCATCATTTTGTAAAAGAACAACAAGAGCCTGCCTTGCTTATCTTGAAAACAGAGCATGTCAATTTTGAAAAAATTGCTCCTCTCTTGGAATGGGTCCCCACTGTATTAGTAGCTGAATCGGAAGTGGACACCGTTCTTTCATGGGGAATTAAAATCGATGTCATTTTGGCCACCAATGATTTTCAAAAAGCCAACATCCAACTACTGGAAGAACAATACCCACTTCGGTTTATGAGTGTTTCTGAAAACAACTTTCTTGATGAAGGATTACAATACCTAATTGCCACCAAACACCCTGCGGTAAATATCATTGGCTATGACCACCAATTGGCTTTTGACTTAGAAAACAAGCTTGAATTGATCAACATGGTGATTTTTGATGGGCCTATCCGCTATTTTCCTGTTCAGGAGAAATCATTTAAGAAATGGTTTTCTGAAAGCTCCATTCAACTTCATGCACCTGAAGGAACACTGATAGAAGTAAAGCGACAAAATGAAAACCAACTGGTCAAGGTCCAGCATGCCACCTTTATAGAAGCAGAAGAAGGAACTATTTCCTTTCAGTCTACGCATCCTTTTTGGATTGGCGAAATGATTTAA
- the kynU gene encoding kynureninase: MTQYDFSLDFARKMDQQDELSVFREKFFFPKVNGKEAIYFCGNSLGLQPKSVREYLEKDLESWADKAVDGHFDGDSPWFSVHQRSKSALSEIVGAKEHEVVVMNSLTSNLHALMVSFYRPAGKRVKIITEAGAFPSDMYMLESQVKVHGLDPEKTIIEIAPRSGEHMLRTDDIIETIEANKEELALVMMAGLQYYTGQIFDMKAITHAGHQAGAFVGFDLAHAAGNFPLELNEWGMDFAAWCSYKYLNSGPGNVAGIFVHERHADNPDLVRFAGWWGHNEQERFKMEKGFRPMYGADGWQTSNGNVLGMTAHQASLDIFQEAGIHKLREKSLKLTGYLEFLIKKISGNSGVLEIITPENPNERGCQLSLLVHKGGKAVFDEFYQNGIVGDWRNPNVIRIAPTPLYNSFEDVFRFAKILEQSLKKFA; this comes from the coding sequence ATGACCCAATATGATTTTAGCCTGGACTTTGCCAGGAAGATGGACCAACAAGATGAATTAAGCGTTTTTCGTGAGAAGTTCTTTTTTCCTAAAGTAAATGGAAAAGAGGCCATCTATTTTTGTGGGAATTCATTAGGACTTCAGCCTAAGTCGGTGCGGGAATATTTGGAAAAAGACCTAGAAAGCTGGGCTGATAAGGCAGTGGATGGACATTTTGATGGAGATTCCCCTTGGTTCTCAGTACATCAAAGGTCCAAATCTGCATTGAGTGAGATTGTAGGAGCAAAAGAGCATGAGGTAGTGGTAATGAATAGTCTGACCAGTAATTTACATGCATTGATGGTGAGTTTTTACCGTCCTGCAGGAAAGAGGGTGAAGATTATCACAGAGGCTGGTGCATTTCCCTCCGATATGTACATGCTGGAGAGTCAGGTGAAAGTACATGGGTTGGACCCTGAGAAGACCATTATAGAAATAGCTCCAAGATCAGGGGAGCATATGTTGAGGACAGATGATATTATTGAAACCATAGAGGCTAATAAGGAGGAGTTGGCTTTGGTGATGATGGCGGGACTTCAGTATTATACTGGTCAGATATTCGATATGAAAGCCATTACACATGCAGGGCATCAGGCAGGAGCTTTTGTTGGATTTGATTTGGCGCATGCCGCTGGAAATTTTCCTTTAGAATTGAATGAGTGGGGGATGGACTTTGCCGCTTGGTGCAGTTACAAGTATTTAAACTCTGGGCCAGGAAATGTGGCTGGAATCTTTGTTCATGAACGTCATGCAGATAACCCGGATTTGGTAAGGTTTGCTGGTTGGTGGGGGCACAATGAGCAGGAGCGTTTCAAAATGGAAAAGGGTTTTAGGCCAATGTATGGCGCAGATGGATGGCAGACTTCCAATGGAAATGTATTGGGGATGACTGCCCATCAAGCTTCTTTGGATATTTTTCAAGAAGCGGGGATACATAAATTGAGAGAGAAAAGTTTGAAACTGACAGGCTATCTTGAGTTTTTGATCAAAAAGATAAGCGGAAACAGTGGGGTGTTGGAGATAATTACCCCTGAAAATCCCAATGAAAGGGGATGTCAACTATCTTTGTTGGTACATAAAGGAGGCAAAGCGGTGTTTGACGAATTTTACCAAAATGGAATTGTTGGTGATTGGAGAAACCCCAATGTCATTAGAATAGCGCCTACACCTCTTTATAATAGTTTTGAAGATGTGTTTCGTTTCGCTAAAATATTGGAACAATCTTTAAAGAAATTTGCTTAA
- a CDS encoding nucleotidyltransferase, whose translation MTKPTLLILAAGIGSRYGGNKQIDGFGPKGETIIEYSIFDAIRAGFGKVVFIVRQEILELAKDIFLPKLEGKIEVDFVVQSLDSMVPEEFRHPERKKPYGTGHAVLCAKDAIKEPFAVINADDFYGKEAFQVLGNFLQEDVRPDLHCMVGYALKNVLSEHGTVSRGVCETNENFQLIGMTERTSIAREGDKILSRGEEEPLEIAPDTPVSMNCWGFHPSFFEETERIWNAFLPEHKDNIKSEFYIPSVANTLIEEHKANIAILEGGKTWFGVTYPEDKPIVVKALQKLHDDGDYPENLWE comes from the coding sequence ATGACAAAACCTACACTTTTAATACTAGCTGCCGGCATCGGCAGTAGATATGGAGGCAATAAACAAATAGACGGCTTTGGCCCCAAAGGAGAAACTATCATAGAATATTCCATCTTTGATGCTATCCGAGCTGGTTTTGGAAAAGTTGTATTTATCGTTCGCCAAGAAATCTTGGAACTCGCAAAAGATATATTCCTGCCAAAACTTGAAGGAAAGATTGAAGTGGATTTTGTGGTTCAGTCATTGGACAGCATGGTACCTGAAGAGTTCCGTCATCCAGAGCGCAAAAAACCTTATGGCACAGGGCACGCGGTTTTATGTGCCAAAGATGCCATCAAAGAGCCTTTTGCAGTCATTAATGCTGACGATTTCTATGGCAAAGAGGCTTTTCAGGTGCTCGGAAACTTTCTACAGGAGGATGTAAGACCAGACCTTCATTGCATGGTTGGCTATGCCCTGAAAAACGTGCTTTCAGAGCACGGCACCGTGAGTCGCGGCGTTTGTGAAACAAACGAAAACTTTCAGCTAATCGGAATGACAGAGCGTACTTCCATTGCACGAGAAGGAGACAAAATCCTCAGTAGAGGAGAGGAAGAACCTTTAGAAATAGCCCCTGACACGCCAGTTTCAATGAATTGCTGGGGATTTCATCCATCTTTCTTTGAGGAAACTGAAAGAATTTGGAATGCTTTCTTGCCCGAGCATAAAGACAATATTAAATCCGAATTCTATATCCCCTCTGTAGCCAATACGCTTATAGAAGAACACAAGGCCAATATTGCTATTCTCGAAGGAGGTAAAACTTGGTTTGGAGTAACTTACCCAGAAGACAAGCCAATTGTAGTAAAAGCCTTGCAAAAACTCCATGATGATGGAGATTATCCAGAAAACCTTTGGGAATAA
- a CDS encoding DUF3365 domain-containing protein: protein MRKPLLFFTLVFVFMSCGSGKKVDKEILDEVNKSMEIKRVNEVDIINKALEWGDEISLEAQQELMSKLQQAIEEKGAAGAVEFCNVQALPSLQKVSEAFGVNVRRVSHDFRNPSDQPTADEEQLLLAYEYNEEHGIKSKPNVQEVQNGEQLLYTKAIKIPGALCLQCHGEPKADISEETLQTINSLYPEDHAKGHKIGDLRGMWSILIPKKEVVKKL, encoded by the coding sequence ATGAGAAAGCCCCTGTTGTTCTTTACGCTGGTATTTGTTTTCATGAGCTGCGGCTCGGGTAAAAAAGTTGACAAAGAGATTTTGGATGAAGTGAATAAGTCCATGGAGATCAAAAGGGTCAATGAAGTGGATATCATTAACAAAGCGCTGGAGTGGGGGGATGAAATTAGCCTCGAAGCCCAACAGGAACTGATGAGCAAACTTCAGCAGGCCATTGAGGAAAAAGGTGCTGCGGGGGCAGTGGAGTTTTGTAATGTGCAAGCTTTGCCTTCTTTACAAAAGGTCAGCGAAGCGTTTGGGGTGAATGTCAGAAGGGTGTCTCATGATTTCAGAAATCCTTCCGATCAACCTACAGCAGATGAGGAGCAGTTATTATTGGCCTACGAATATAACGAAGAGCATGGTATTAAAAGTAAGCCAAATGTTCAAGAGGTTCAGAATGGTGAGCAGCTTTTGTATACCAAAGCCATAAAAATTCCCGGGGCTTTATGCCTGCAGTGCCATGGTGAACCAAAGGCAGATATTTCAGAAGAGACTTTGCAAACCATTAATAGTTTGTATCCAGAGGATCATGCGAAAGGCCACAAAATCGGAGATTTGAGAGGCATGTGGAGTATTTTGATTCCCAAAAAAGAAGTGGTGAAGAAATTATAA
- a CDS encoding DoxX family protein produces the protein MKKILFSNAPLASSLALLILRVGSAGMMITHGWAKITNFSEHLTKFPDPLGLGTAVSLQLVVFAEFFCAILLGLGFMTRIVLIPLTITMLVAAFVIHAGDPFGSKELSLIYVTAFVTLFLAGPGSISMDAQILKKNRYR, from the coding sequence ATGAAGAAAATTCTTTTTTCCAATGCCCCCTTAGCTAGCAGTCTCGCACTTTTGATCCTTCGAGTAGGCTCTGCGGGAATGATGATAACCCATGGATGGGCCAAAATCACTAATTTCAGTGAACACCTCACCAAGTTTCCTGATCCGTTGGGCCTGGGCACTGCTGTTTCCCTTCAATTGGTCGTTTTCGCAGAATTCTTTTGTGCTATTCTTTTGGGGCTAGGCTTTATGACAAGAATTGTACTGATCCCATTAACCATTACCATGCTGGTAGCTGCCTTTGTGATCCATGCAGGTGATCCATTTGGCAGTAAGGAGTTATCCCTGATTTATGTTACAGCATTTGTTACCCTGTTTTTGGCAGGCCCGGGAAGCATCTCGATGGATGCACAGATTTTAAAGAAAAATAGATATAGATAA
- a CDS encoding 3-hydroxyanthranilate 3,4-dioxygenase, with translation MSLAKPFSFKKWIDENRHLLKPPVGNQQVYKGNEDFIVMVVGGPNSRKDYHYNEGEEFFYQLEGDIVLKVIEDGKPVDIEIKEGEIFLLPPKVPHSPRRPANTVGLVMERYRREGEQDGFIWHCENCGNKLYEEYAEVTDIVNQLPPIMERFWSNPAHTTCDTCGTKMEK, from the coding sequence ATGTCACTAGCAAAACCATTCAGTTTTAAAAAATGGATTGATGAAAACCGTCATTTGTTGAAGCCACCAGTGGGCAATCAACAAGTCTACAAGGGAAATGAGGATTTTATTGTCATGGTCGTAGGGGGCCCTAATTCAAGGAAGGACTATCACTACAATGAAGGTGAGGAGTTTTTTTACCAACTAGAAGGAGATATCGTCCTTAAAGTGATAGAAGATGGTAAACCTGTGGACATTGAAATTAAAGAAGGGGAAATTTTCCTTCTACCTCCAAAGGTGCCCCATAGTCCAAGAAGACCCGCTAATACAGTAGGCTTGGTGATGGAAAGATACAGAAGAGAAGGGGAGCAGGATGGTTTTATCTGGCACTGTGAAAACTGTGGAAATAAGCTCTATGAAGAATATGCAGAAGTAACGGATATTGTAAATCAGTTGCCGCCAATAATGGAAAGATTCTGGAGTAATCCAGCACATACCACCTGTGATACCTGCGGGACCAAAATGGAAAAGTAG
- a CDS encoding gluconate 2-dehydrogenase subunit 3 family protein: MNRRDAMKSVAVLFGSALSVSTLAVFQQGCTRSKDAVVGVFGDEETQMMAEIGDIIIPETPDSPGAKAIGIGAFMVKMLEDCYSQEDREKVSAALIYLNEEGSFSSASSEERIAAVSDLDSKVYGKDESLDEGLVRGYKVIKELTLFGYFSSEAGATQALRYELVPGRYEGCVDLKPGQKAWA, from the coding sequence ATGAATAGACGCGATGCAATGAAGAGCGTGGCGGTCCTTTTTGGTAGTGCACTTTCTGTGTCTACCTTAGCTGTATTTCAGCAAGGATGTACCCGCTCAAAGGATGCTGTTGTGGGAGTTTTCGGGGATGAGGAAACTCAAATGATGGCTGAAATAGGGGATATTATTATCCCCGAGACTCCAGATTCACCAGGTGCCAAAGCAATCGGTATTGGAGCATTTATGGTGAAAATGTTGGAGGACTGTTATTCACAGGAAGACCGGGAAAAAGTTTCTGCGGCGTTGATCTACCTGAATGAAGAAGGAAGTTTTTCTTCTGCATCATCCGAGGAAAGAATAGCAGCAGTGAGTGATTTGGACAGTAAGGTTTACGGTAAAGATGAAAGCTTGGACGAAGGCTTGGTAAGGGGGTATAAAGTCATTAAGGAGCTTACCTTATTTGGTTACTTTTCTTCCGAAGCAGGGGCCACACAAGCACTTCGATATGAGTTAGTGCCTGGTCGATATGAAGGATGTGTAGATCTTAAACCGGGCCAGAAGGCTTGGGCGTAA
- a CDS encoding GNAT family N-acetyltransferase: MKIQGANDIALVSWGGQHFHSLYPLANNPAIAKNLKDSFPQPYTIHDARFWIEHNIKFNPPQNFAIEKNGTLVGSIGAEKGKDELRTNMEIGLWIGERFWGQGIATEATKLFIRHLFEKFPVQRIFATVFDFNISCMRVMQKAGLQEEAILKGAYIKNEKIGDIYQYVMLREDFNSNQ; encoded by the coding sequence ATGAAAATCCAAGGAGCAAATGATATTGCTTTAGTATCCTGGGGCGGACAGCATTTCCACAGTTTGTACCCGCTCGCCAACAATCCGGCAATTGCCAAAAATTTGAAAGACAGTTTCCCTCAACCTTACACTATTCATGACGCTCGGTTCTGGATTGAGCATAACATAAAATTCAATCCTCCTCAAAATTTTGCTATAGAGAAAAATGGCACCTTAGTAGGTTCTATAGGTGCTGAAAAAGGCAAAGACGAACTAAGAACCAATATGGAAATAGGCTTATGGATCGGAGAGCGTTTCTGGGGACAAGGAATTGCGACCGAAGCCACAAAACTTTTTATTCGCCATCTTTTTGAAAAATTTCCTGTCCAAAGAATCTTTGCTACTGTCTTTGACTTTAATATTTCCTGTATGAGGGTTATGCAGAAAGCCGGACTCCAAGAAGAGGCCATTCTCAAAGGTGCTTATATAAAAAATGAAAAGATAGGAGACATATATCAGTACGTGATGTTAAGAGAAGACTTCAATAGCAATCAATGA
- a CDS encoding GMC oxidoreductase, with amino-acid sequence MNLNIKANKENTYDAIVVGSGISGGWAAKELCEKGLKTLVLERGRDVKHIKDYPTTNLNPWELDHHGWATKETKENHQIQSRCYAFGEDTQHFWVNDKENPYNEIKPFNWLRGYHVGGRSLMWGRQCYRLSDIDFEANAKDGYGVDWPVRYKDLAPWYEYVEKFAGISGQAEGLPQLPDSHFLPAMEMNCVEKHVAARVKEKFDDRIITIGRAAHATTAINGRGPCQYRNLCSRGCPFGGYFSSNSATLPAAMQTGNMTLRPYSIVTEVLYDKESGKASGVRIMDSETKEYTEYYAKIVFLNASTLGTSWILLNSVSDAFPNGLGNGSEQVGHNLMDHHYGVGASGKIEGFGDKYFYGRRPNGIYVPRFRNISEATKRDDYVRGFGYQGGAGRGRGQGGPEGIGADFKMSKTMPSEDWSFGIGSWGEHLPYYENKATLNHDKLDAYGLPTLDIDCEFKENEQAMRKDMRQSAVDILEAVGAKDIRSYDSAPPPGHCIHEMGTVRMGRDPKTSVLNGFNQMHEVPNVFVTDGSFMTSSACQNPSLTYMAFTARACDHAVKELKKQNL; translated from the coding sequence ATGAACTTAAATATTAAAGCTAATAAAGAAAATACCTATGACGCAATTGTTGTAGGATCTGGTATCAGTGGGGGGTGGGCCGCAAAGGAACTTTGTGAAAAAGGCCTGAAAACTTTGGTGCTGGAAAGAGGACGAGATGTAAAGCACATCAAAGATTATCCAACCACCAACTTGAACCCTTGGGAGCTTGACCATCATGGGTGGGCAACTAAAGAGACAAAGGAAAACCATCAAATCCAAAGCAGGTGTTATGCTTTTGGTGAGGATACCCAACATTTCTGGGTAAATGATAAGGAGAACCCTTATAACGAGATCAAGCCTTTTAATTGGCTCAGGGGTTATCATGTTGGAGGTCGCTCCTTAATGTGGGGACGTCAGTGCTATAGGTTAAGTGATATTGACTTTGAGGCGAATGCCAAAGATGGATATGGAGTAGATTGGCCAGTACGGTATAAGGACTTGGCTCCCTGGTATGAATATGTGGAGAAATTTGCTGGGATTTCTGGCCAAGCTGAAGGGCTTCCTCAATTGCCAGACAGTCACTTTTTGCCAGCGATGGAAATGAATTGTGTGGAGAAACATGTTGCAGCGAGGGTCAAGGAAAAATTTGATGATCGAATTATTACCATTGGTAGGGCGGCACATGCCACCACAGCCATCAATGGCAGAGGACCTTGCCAATACAGAAACCTTTGCTCCAGAGGCTGTCCTTTTGGAGGATACTTCAGCAGTAATTCAGCAACCTTACCCGCGGCGATGCAAACTGGAAATATGACTTTAAGGCCATATTCCATAGTGACGGAAGTGCTTTATGACAAAGAGTCTGGCAAAGCTTCAGGAGTAAGAATCATGGATTCTGAGACCAAGGAATACACAGAGTACTATGCTAAAATAGTCTTCTTGAATGCCTCAACATTAGGTACTTCTTGGATTTTACTTAACTCCGTTTCGGACGCTTTCCCGAACGGATTGGGCAATGGTAGCGAACAAGTAGGTCATAACCTGATGGATCACCATTATGGAGTTGGAGCTTCAGGAAAGATAGAGGGCTTTGGAGATAAGTACTTCTATGGTAGAAGGCCGAATGGTATTTATGTTCCTCGATTTAGAAATATCAGTGAGGCAACCAAACGAGACGATTATGTACGGGGCTTTGGTTACCAAGGTGGTGCGGGAAGAGGCCGTGGACAAGGAGGGCCGGAAGGAATTGGTGCCGATTTCAAAATGTCCAAAACAATGCCTAGCGAAGACTGGAGTTTCGGTATTGGATCTTGGGGAGAGCACCTGCCTTATTATGAGAACAAGGCGACACTCAACCATGATAAACTAGATGCATATGGACTACCTACTTTGGATATAGATTGTGAATTCAAAGAGAATGAGCAGGCTATGAGAAAAGACATGCGCCAAAGTGCAGTGGATATTTTGGAAGCCGTAGGAGCTAAGGATATTCGTTCTTATGACAGTGCTCCGCCTCCAGGTCACTGTATCCACGAAATGGGTACAGTAAGGATGGGACGTGATCCAAAAACTTCTGTACTTAATGGTTTCAACCAAATGCATGAAGTTCCAAATGTATTTGTTACAGATGGATCTTTCATGACATCGTCAGCCTGTCAAAACCCTTCATTGACTTATATGGCCTTTACGGCAAGAGCTTGTGACCATGCGGTGAAAGAATTGAAAAAACAGAATTTATAA